From a region of the Streptomyces sp. NBC_01454 genome:
- a CDS encoding TetR/AcrR family transcriptional regulator — protein MAKEGSGNDSAAARRSPAGAAVLREDKTEAIRAAVFEELAVAGFARMSIEGIARRAGVGKTAVYRRWRSKLHLVLDVVSAVAAAGMPTPDTGSLSGDVRVLLEVAARALRHPMASQIIPDLLAEAARSPELAAALKGALHDSQEGVATAMVARAVERGEIPAGADGRLALDLLTGPLYWRLLVVRDAVPPGYLDELTTAVVSALGGR, from the coding sequence ATGGCAAAAGAGGGCAGCGGGAACGACTCCGCGGCGGCGCGCCGGAGCCCGGCAGGCGCCGCCGTACTGCGCGAGGACAAGACCGAGGCGATCCGGGCCGCGGTCTTCGAGGAGCTGGCCGTGGCGGGCTTCGCCCGGATGTCGATCGAGGGCATCGCGCGGCGGGCCGGTGTAGGCAAGACCGCCGTCTACCGGCGGTGGCGCTCCAAGCTGCACCTGGTCCTCGACGTGGTCTCCGCGGTGGCCGCGGCGGGCATGCCGACGCCGGACACCGGGTCGCTGTCCGGCGATGTCCGGGTGCTGCTGGAGGTCGCGGCCCGGGCGCTGCGGCACCCCATGGCCTCGCAGATCATCCCGGACCTGCTGGCGGAGGCGGCCCGCAGCCCCGAGCTGGCGGCCGCGCTGAAGGGCGCGCTGCACGACAGCCAGGAGGGCGTCGCCACGGCGATGGTGGCGCGCGCCGTCGAGCGCGGCGAGATCCCGGCGGGTGCGGACGGCCGGCTGGCCCTGGACCTGCTGACCGGGCCGCTGTACTGGCGGCTGCTGGTGGTCCGCGACGCGGTGCCGCCCGGCTATCTCGACGAGCTGACGACGGCGGTGGTCAGCGCGCTCGGCGGACGCTGA